The following nucleotide sequence is from Hemitrygon akajei chromosome 22, sHemAka1.3, whole genome shotgun sequence.
ggcgggaatctcattgaaacctatggaatgttgaaaggcctagatagagtggatgtggagaggatgtttcctgtggtggaggagTCTATGACTAGAAAGCTGactctcagaatagagagatgtccatttaaaatggagatgaggagaaatttctttagccagcggtgaatctggggaattcgttgccacaggcggctgtggaggccgggtcattgggtatatttaaggtggagattgataggttcttgattagtcagggcatgaaaggttacatgAATAAAACAGGAGATTGGAATTGTGAGAGAACTggttagccatgatgaaatagcagagcagactagatgagccaaataccctaattctgctcctatgtcttatggtcttattaccaCAGATAGAATTACTGAGGGGTTGACTATACGTTAATATCACATATTTCCTATTTTGAAATGTGCGTTATTTGTACTTTGGtaccacagtacatctgcagttGCCAGTCTATATTAACATCAGATGTAAGTATTGTATGATATAATGGGCTTTTCAAGATTAATCCACAGCACAATTGCAAATAGTGAATACCCGGTAATATAGTTTTAACAAATAATGTCACTATACCTGTGCCTAAACCTTCCATTCCAGGAATGTCATCACCAAACCTGTGGCAGAGAAGAAACAATGTTTAACAAGCCACTAAAAAAAACATTGTGGGTAAATATTTGACATGTCAGTCTTCATAGATGAAACATTAACAGCACCACTCAACGTGTCATTGAGTGTGGGAAGCATTTCAGTCGAACCTAATTCCAAGCACATTCTTCAGCAGGATGGGAAAGCATCTGATGTTTCCCTGTCCCTAGTGCAGTTACCCAGACATAAACTGTGTTGACAAAATGATGTCCCAGTGATGATTCAGGTAGAGTCTGGGGATCAGATGTACAGGTGGTGCGTTTCTCATTTGCTCCACTTCTAAGGTTCAACTAAATTTATTGAAGCAATTGCAAGCTGAAATTTGTGTCCTCCCACTCCGTAATGTTCTGTATCTAGCCTTGCAGTGTAAAACTGCAGGTAATATCTGTACATAAaatatctctggatgagattttGTTCATATTAAAACAATAAAcgcaacagattctgcagattctggaaatccagagtaacatacacaaaatgcttgagtaactcagcagctcagtcagcatctatggaggggaataaacagttgacgtctcgggcagaggcccttcatcaggatctgaagggtatcagcccaaaatatcaattgtttattcccctccgtagatctgcctgacctgctgattccctcaagcattttgtgtatgttactcataTCCAAACTATATTGTTGGCATTTTGCTTTAATCACCTCCTTTCTCCCACTAAAGGTTTCTTTTCAATGAAACCCAGCTACGTATGCAAAATAACCTATCCTTGCACTTCCATGAAAGCCTGTTTGTTGGAGGGTGAATACACATTTATCATGCTTACTGGAAAGCTGCTACTGTTTAGTTTTGAGTCAAGAATGTTATATTAGTCAAAATTATCCAAGGATAAATGAAAATGTAAAAATACTGTTTTGCAATACTTCAtaattcttcaaaaaattctattctgtttctttattttccagtgaatgcctgcatgaaaaaTAATCTCTGGGTGACAtatgcatattttgataataaatttactttgattattTATGTTCTTGATGACATATAATTCTTAACTTGGTCTACCAGTATATCGCAATATAATATTTACTGATGTCACATCTTCTTAAATCCTTTCAAACACTTCTTTCTCTCTTACCCTTGTACTCCTTTCTTTGGTGGCTTGCTCTTAAACTGTCTTGTTTGCCTCTGTTTGAACTTTGGTGGTCCTTTCCTAGGAGTTGCTGGTCCTCCAGTTACTCGTGTTGCTGATTTAATTTCTCCTGCAGGTTTCGGTGGTTctagggtcagagccatctcttgTGCTTTCAGGTTTGGTTGAATTTCCAAAGGGTTGGCTGCCATGATTTATGTTCCTCTACGGCCACGCTTCACTAGGGTACTATGTCTCAAAAGAAACCAAAACCTCAACCAATTAATAATATAGCAATGTCGTTTTGTATCTCCAAGATTATCAAACAATCAATGCAACCTGTCTTGGACTAATCCTAATCCCTGGTGCAAGAAACAAGGACAGGACCAATGGGATTATTTTCAGTAGTTTGCTTGTAATAGGATTTTGAAAACTGAAGTGTTTTAAGAAGAGCGGTGGCTCGGAAAAGAATTTGTTAGATAATTAACCCCTGATGTTCTATGTTTGCCTATAGATGGACTTTGAGGAATGAGTTTTTATTGCAAAGATGTGATTGAGATGATATCTCACACAACGTACTATTACACAGCGTTTTAGAATCACATTGCCTCTTCATTTGTTGCTGTTACATTTTGCATTTTAATAAAAGTATGAAATGTATAAATTAAGTGATGCAAAACACTTCCACATTTTCAAGAGACCAGGACAGGCATGATAGTCCGAATTGCCTAATTATGATTTGGTGAAAACGTTCTGCAAATAATTCAAAAGACTACAGAGTCACTATGACATTCGCCCAGAAGAGGAAGCTGCAGCTTTTGTCCAGTGTGGTAAAGTGAAATATTTCAGTTTACCGGCACTGTGTCACAGCAATTCTTGCTGCTAGCTAATGGAtctgggtttgatcctgaccttgggACTACCAATGTGGAATTCCACCCAAtctccctgtaaccacatgggtttccactAGATACTGCAGATTCATTCCACATCCCAAGGATGTGGACATTGGTTAATTGCCTGCTGTAAGTTATCCTTTTGATGAGGTGACATAAAAATCAAAGGGAGTTGATGGGATGTGAAAAAGAGTAAGTTGCAGGGATACAGGAAAATCAGAAGGAGAATGGGACAGAGAGGATTGCTTTATTACATGAATCTGATGAGCTGAATAGCTTTCTACATTTGTAGTGAGCAAATAGTGTGGTCTTTATCAAATCAAGTATACATTCAGTGATATTTATAATGGTATTCTGTAAACAGTGGGCTCTGTCAGCAAATGAACTGATACAGACTGTttatcaaaagttcaaagttactGTTCCGAGCTAAACTGTTCAATTTCATTTACAGATTAGGAAGACTGGTCATTGACACCCCGTTTACAGTTCCTTTCGTTGCACTCTATTTTTATCCTCCAAATGTTTAATTCTTCCTTCTACTACAAATTTGAAAGTCTGCATGAAGATTAAACCATCATTGTTTGTGATTTTGTGAAAATACTTGAAGCCTttataaaacattaaaaaaaattctcgAAGGGTAAACTTTCCCTGTTGGAGAATTATCTTTTTTATAAATGCATTTATAAAATCAACATACATTTTTCTaggtttgtaaaaaaaaactattgcTAGATTATCAACTTGAATTATTGTCAGATACAGCTGTTTTATTTTCTATAAATTGATGTCAATGAATTGCAGATAAGCTCTGGAAAAGCAAACTAATTAAATAAAATTGGTTTTATTTGTGCGGCTGTAATATTCTCATTCCGAAGAGTGCTGCAACTAAAGCTAGTGGTAATCTTTTGAAAGCTCTGAAACTGGGTTTCAAGGTCAAATCATCCCTGAAATACTAACAATGCATTTTCATTAATTAGTTGAGTTGAGTTtttgctgatgcaaaatacagatCAGTAAGAGGCTTATTCACACAAATCCCTGACATTTAGCTACCCTTTCTTTCTACAGTCGTTGAACTGCTCAAGTGACATTTCAAATAAAGACAGATGCCATAGTCTCACTCACCTTCCTTAAAGGTCCTCATTAACCTTATTTAACACTTCATTTCACTTTGGGCATGCATGCTTATGAATATTTAACTCCTCTTGTACATGTTGAATTTGGATCATGATCCCTTTCCCAATAATTATAGTATTTTTTTGGTTATAACAACATTTTCCCTCAGGGTGGCTAATTAGGAAATGTGTTATATTttcagtttcaatataattaatgACAGATGGTAGAACAACGAGCAGTTTAAAAACATTATTCTTTTGGTGTACTTTACCAAATCCAATTAAAGTCACAATCTGCTTTATGAGAGCTGTCTCTTATGCAAAGGAGTCAGGCAGGCTTTGGAACCGGACCTCTCTAATGGAAGAATCTTGGCCTGCCCCAGAAACTGGGCACACTTCAATGTGATgctgtggagttcagcagtgcaAGAGGTGCCATCTttcatataaaatattaaattaagcTTCCATCATCCATGGGAAAAATGTTCTCCTGCTGTCAGATTCTCCCAATGTTCGCGTTTCATTGGTTGAACATTAAGACAATAAGACAGAAGACATGGGAgcaaattaggcctttcagcccatcaagtttgctccaccatttgatcctggctcatttattttccctctcaaccctactcTTCAGCCTTCGCCTACACAACCTTTGGCGTCCTTACTAGCAACTTGAATTATTGTCAAACAAAGCTGTTTTGTTAAGGGAATATTCCATTACCCATGCTAGAGTATTGCCAGAAAGCTATTTTTCAAATATTTTGATAAAGTATTGGTTCAACTTAATAAATACTACATTTAAATGCAATAATTCAGGAACCAGGCAGCCATAATGTTGTTCACAAATTACCAAGCATCATTGACAAATGTTCTGCTGGTGCAGAAttatcagtgtttaatatgaAAAGAATGCAAGGTTGCTGCCTCATGATAGATTGCTGTTGGACTAGATGATAAAATTGCAATGAAAACC
It contains:
- the LOC140714708 gene encoding retinal rod rhodopsin-sensitive cGMP 3',5'-cyclic phosphodiesterase subunit gamma → MAANPLEIQPNLKAQEMALTLEPPKPAGEIKSATRVTGGPATPRKGPPKFKQRQTRQFKSKPPKKGVQGFGDDIPGMEGLGTDITVICPWEAFSHLELHELAQYGII